A single Columba livia isolate bColLiv1 breed racing homer chromosome 22, bColLiv1.pat.W.v2, whole genome shotgun sequence DNA region contains:
- the FKBP5 gene encoding peptidyl-prolyl cis-trans isomerase FKBP5 isoform X3, producing the protein MTTDEAAKGEGEVQAVALAERGEDITPARDRGVLKIIKRPGSEDESPMIGDKVYVHYKGKLANGKKFDSSRDRNEPFVFSLGKGQVIKAWDIGVATMKKGEICYLLCKPEYAYGSAGSAPKIPSNATLFFEVELLDFKGEDLFEDGGIIRRIKRKGEGYSNPNEGATVEIHLEGFCGGTRFDCKDVKFVVGEGEDHDIPIGIDKALEKMQRGEHCVLYLGPRYGFGETGKAKYGIQANAELVYEVTLKSFEKAKESWEMDTKEKLEQAAIVKQKGTMYFKEGKYLQAVIQYGKIVSWLEMEYGLSEKESKASDSFLLAAFLNLAMCYLKLREYAKAVECCDKALGLDQDNEKGLYRRGEARLLMNEFELAKCDFQRVLEVNPQNKAAKSQISVCQKKTKEHNERDRRIYANMFAKFAERDAKEAASKTRVKTAAEKPACEKGPETPGAKDEEAEGHV; encoded by the exons atCATTAAACGACCTGGGAGTGAAGATGAATCCCCCATGATTGGGGACAAGGTTTATGTCCACTACAAAGGCAAACTCGCCAACGGTAAAAAATTTGACTCCAGCCGTGATCGAAATGAGCCCTTTGTCTTCAGCCTGGGCAAGG GTCAGGTAATCAAGGCATGGGACATCGGGGTGGCTACCATGAAGAAAGGAGAGATCTGCTACTTGCTCTGCAAACCCGAGTACGCGTACGGCTCTGCCGGCAGCGCCCCCAAAATCCCCTCCAACGCCACCCTCTTTTTTGAG gttgaGCTGCTTGACTTCAAAGGCGAGGACTTGTTTGAGGATGGAGGGATTATCCGGAGGATCAAGAGGAAGGGAGAAGGTTACTCCAACCCTAACGAAGGGGCTACGGTGGAAA TTCACCTGGAGGGATTCTGCGGCGGCACCAGGTTCGACTGCAAAGACGTGAAGTTCGTCGTGGGTGAAGGGGAGGACCACGACATCCCCATCGGCATCGACAAAGCGCTGGAGAAGATGCAGAGGGGAGAGCACTGCGTCCTCTACCTCGGGCCACG ATACGGCTTCGGGGAGACGGGGAAGGCGAAATATGGCATCCAGGCAAATGCAGAGCTGGTGTACGAGGTCACGCTGAAGAGCTTTGAAAAG GCCAAGGAGTCATGGGAGATGgacaccaaggagaagctggagCAGGCAGCCATCGTCAAGCAGAAAGGCACGATGTACTTCAAG GAAGGCAAATACCTGCAGGCGGTGATTCAGTACGGCAAGATCGTGTCCTGGCTGGAAATGGAGTACGGCTTATCTGAGAAAGAGTCGAAAGCCTCTGACTCGTTCCTCCTGGCTGCCTTCCTCAACCTGGCCATGTGCTACCTGAAGCTACGGGAGTACGCCAAAGCTGTCGAGTGCTGCGATAAG GCGCTGGGACTGGACCAGGACAACGAGAAGGGCTTGTACCGGAGGGGCGAAGCCAGGTTATTGATGAATGAGTTCGAGCTGGCAAAATGTGACTTTCAAAGGGTGCTAGAAGTAAATCCACAGAACAAGGCGGCAAAATCCCAGATCTCTGTCTGCCAGAAGAAGACAAAGGAGCACAACGAGCGGGACCGGAGGATCTACGCCAACATGTTTGCAAAGTTTGCGGAAAGGGATGCAAAG GAAGCAGCTAGCAAAACCAGGGTCAAGACAGCAGCGGAGAAGCCAGCTTGTGAAAAGGGACCTGAAACTCCTGGTGCCAAAGATGAagaggctgaaggacatgtaTGA
- the TULP1 gene encoding tubby-related protein 1 isoform X4, translated as MPAAMPLQTEILREVWAADSPSEDLGSPQQQKPKQGQKVKKKRQDPALEPEAKPRRPRMKKLDEAGAAEEPRALAQGVKKLRKKKEEKGEEESDKDRFSKFTREPRKKKESPTSRSRVAKGPKKQQEPAEDSEDEEEEEEVENKDPPKKLKKKLPKEPPSGESREKKLKPKGEKNDPDGKAKSAKSTKKEPMSMFQVNRERKEKKSKKKAISTSDEEDDSDSSTKPIRSEKKKNPVSLFQTGGDPPKEKKTKKKGESDSSSPPVPCPFLPAAPPKVAESEEETPGTPQKNSNKKGKGKKSKKVKEERALSPVIEVDNLEEFVLRPAPQGVTVKCRVTRDKKGMDRGLYPTYYLHLDNDKKVFLLAGRKRKKSKTSNYLISIDPTDLSRGGENFIGKLRSNLMGTKFTVFDNGANPDRANADWSNVRQELSAVVYETNVLGFKGPRKMTVIIPGMNADNERVPIRPRNDNDGLLMRWQNKNMDNVIELHNKAPVWNDETQSYVLNFHGRVTHASVKNFQIVHGSDPDYIVMQFGRVADDAFTMDYNYPLCAVQAFAIALSSFDGKLACE; from the exons ATGCCCGCGGCCATGCCGCTGCAGACCGAGATCCTGCGGGAGGTCTGGGCTGCTGACAG ccccagcgaGGACCTGGGCAGCCCCCAGCAGCAAAAGCCCAAGCag GGGCAGAAGGTGAAAAAGAAGCGGCAGGATCCTGCGCTGGAGCCCGAGGCCAAGCCCCGGCGCCCGCGGATGAAGAAGCTGGACGAGGCGGGCGCTGCAGAGGAGCCCCGTGCCCTGGCACAGG GGGTGAAGAagctgaggaaaaagaaggaggagaagggggaggaggagagtgACAAGGACCGCTTCTCCAAATTCACCAGGGAGCCtcggaagaagaaggaaagccCGACCTCCCGCTCCCGTGTGGCCAAGGGCCCTAAGAAGCAGCAAG AGCCGGCCGAGGACTcagaggatgaggaagaggaagaggaggtggagAACAAAGACCCACCAAAAAAGCTCAAGAAGAAGCTCCCCAAAGAGCCTCCCTCGGGCGAGAGCCGGGAGAAGAAGCTGAAGCCAAAGG GAGAGAAGAACGACCCCGATGGCAAAGCCAAATCTGCCAAAAGCACCAAGAAGGAGCCAATGTCCATGTTCCAGGTGaacagggaaaggaaggagaagaaaagcaagaagaaag CCATCAGCACCAGTGATGAGGAGGATGATTCTGACTCCAGCACCAAACCCATCAGgtcagagaagaagaaaaacccgGTGTCCCTCTTCCAGACTGGGGGGGATCCCCCCaaggagaagaaaaccaaaaagaaag GGGAGTCAGACTCTTCATCGCCTCCCGTGCCTTGCCCattcctgcctgcagctcctcccAAAGTGGCTGAGAGCGAGGAGGAGACCCCAGGGACCCCGCAGAAAAACTCCAacaagaaggggaaagggaagaaatcaAAGAAG GTGAAGGAGGAGAGGGCCCTGTCGCCGGTCATCGAGGTGGACAACCTGGAGGAGTTCGTGCTCCGACCAGCACCACAGGGAGTGACCGTCAAGTGCCGGGTGACACGGGACAAGAAGGGGATGGACCGGGGGCTTTACCCCACCTATTACCTCCACTTGGATAATGACAAGAAG gtgttcctgctcgcTGGGAGGAAACGCAAGAAGAGCAAAACCTCCAACTACCTCATCTCCATCGACCCCACCGACCTGTCGCGGGGGGGAGAGAACTTCATTGGGAAATTGAG ATCCAACCTGATGGGTACGAAGTTCACGGTGTTTGACAACGGTGCAAACCCTGACAGGGCCAACGCCGACTGGTCCAATGTGCGGCAGGAGCTCTCGGCCGTGGTCTAT GAGACCAATGTTTTAGGGTTCAAAGGCCCCCGGAAGATGACAGTCATCATCCCTGGGATGAACGCTGACAATGAGAGGGTGCCCATCCGGCCACGAAAT GATAACGACGGTCTCCTGATGCGATGGCAGAACAAAAACATGGACAACGTGATAGAGCTGCACAACAAGGCACCAGTGTGGAACGACGAGACCCAGTCCTATGTCCTCAACTTCCATGGCCGGGTCACCCACGCCTCCGTCAAAAACTTCCAGATCGTGCACGGCAGCGACC CCGACTACATCGTGATGCAGTTCGGGCGTGTGGCGGACGATGCCTTCACCATGGACTACAACTACCcgctctgtgctgtgcaggcCTTCGCCATCGCCCTCTCCAGCTTTGACGGGAAGCTGGCCTGCGAGTAG
- the TULP1 gene encoding tubby-related protein 1 isoform X2, whose product MPLCPPRGPLFLGLLPCQLLSLPAWPTAPEILLPSFRRNKKLIISFTCSSSSAGLVELAEPILLGAAGARGAAPVPGQAAVPCPRPCRCRPRSCGRSGLLTAPARTWAAPSSKSPSSTILQGQKVKKKRQDPALEPEAKPRRPRMKKLDEAGAAEEPRALAQGVKKLRKKKEEKGEEESDKDRFSKFTREPRKKKESPTSRSRVAKGPKKQQEPAEDSEDEEEEEEVENKDPPKKLKKKLPKEPPSGESREKKLKPKGEKNDPDGKAKSAKSTKKEPMSMFQVNRERKEKKSKKKAISTSDEEDDSDSSTKPIRSEKKKNPVSLFQTGGDPPKEKKTKKKAPPKVAESEEETPGTPQKNSNKKGKGKKSKKVKEERALSPVIEVDNLEEFVLRPAPQGVTVKCRVTRDKKGMDRGLYPTYYLHLDNDKKVFLLAGRKRKKSKTSNYLISIDPTDLSRGGENFIGKLRSNLMGTKFTVFDNGANPDRANADWSNVRQELSAVVYETNVLGFKGPRKMTVIIPGMNADNERVPIRPRNDNDGLLMRWQNKNMDNVIELHNKAPVWNDETQSYVLNFHGRVTHASVKNFQIVHGSDPDYIVMQFGRVADDAFTMDYNYPLCAVQAFAIALSSFDGKLACE is encoded by the exons ATGCCCCTGTGCCCGCCACGGGGCCCCCTTTTCCTGGGATTATTGCCGTGccagctgctctccctgccGGCCTGGCCGACAGCCCCTGAAATCCTATTACCGAGtttcaggagaaataaaaagttaatcATCTCCTTcacctgctcttcctcctccgcGGGGCTGGTGGAGCTGGCTGAGCCGATCCTGCTCGGCGCGGCCGGTGCCCGGGGAGCAGCGCCGGTGCCTGGGCAGGCAGCCGTCCCATGCCCGCGGCCATGCCGCTGCAGACCGAGATCCTGCGGGAGGTCTGGGCTGCTGACAG ccccagcgaGGACCTGGGCAGCCCCCAGCAGCAAAAGCCCAAGCag caccatTCTGCAGGGGCAGAAGGTGAAAAAGAAGCGGCAGGATCCTGCGCTGGAGCCCGAGGCCAAGCCCCGGCGCCCGCGGATGAAGAAGCTGGACGAGGCGGGCGCTGCAGAGGAGCCCCGTGCCCTGGCACAGG GGGTGAAGAagctgaggaaaaagaaggaggagaagggggaggaggagagtgACAAGGACCGCTTCTCCAAATTCACCAGGGAGCCtcggaagaagaaggaaagccCGACCTCCCGCTCCCGTGTGGCCAAGGGCCCTAAGAAGCAGCAAG AGCCGGCCGAGGACTcagaggatgaggaagaggaagaggaggtggagAACAAAGACCCACCAAAAAAGCTCAAGAAGAAGCTCCCCAAAGAGCCTCCCTCGGGCGAGAGCCGGGAGAAGAAGCTGAAGCCAAAGG GAGAGAAGAACGACCCCGATGGCAAAGCCAAATCTGCCAAAAGCACCAAGAAGGAGCCAATGTCCATGTTCCAGGTGaacagggaaaggaaggagaagaaaagcaagaagaaag CCATCAGCACCAGTGATGAGGAGGATGATTCTGACTCCAGCACCAAACCCATCAGgtcagagaagaagaaaaacccgGTGTCCCTCTTCCAGACTGGGGGGGATCCCCCCaaggagaagaaaaccaaaaagaaag ctcctcccAAAGTGGCTGAGAGCGAGGAGGAGACCCCAGGGACCCCGCAGAAAAACTCCAacaagaaggggaaagggaagaaatcaAAGAAG GTGAAGGAGGAGAGGGCCCTGTCGCCGGTCATCGAGGTGGACAACCTGGAGGAGTTCGTGCTCCGACCAGCACCACAGGGAGTGACCGTCAAGTGCCGGGTGACACGGGACAAGAAGGGGATGGACCGGGGGCTTTACCCCACCTATTACCTCCACTTGGATAATGACAAGAAG gtgttcctgctcgcTGGGAGGAAACGCAAGAAGAGCAAAACCTCCAACTACCTCATCTCCATCGACCCCACCGACCTGTCGCGGGGGGGAGAGAACTTCATTGGGAAATTGAG ATCCAACCTGATGGGTACGAAGTTCACGGTGTTTGACAACGGTGCAAACCCTGACAGGGCCAACGCCGACTGGTCCAATGTGCGGCAGGAGCTCTCGGCCGTGGTCTAT GAGACCAATGTTTTAGGGTTCAAAGGCCCCCGGAAGATGACAGTCATCATCCCTGGGATGAACGCTGACAATGAGAGGGTGCCCATCCGGCCACGAAAT GATAACGACGGTCTCCTGATGCGATGGCAGAACAAAAACATGGACAACGTGATAGAGCTGCACAACAAGGCACCAGTGTGGAACGACGAGACCCAGTCCTATGTCCTCAACTTCCATGGCCGGGTCACCCACGCCTCCGTCAAAAACTTCCAGATCGTGCACGGCAGCGACC CCGACTACATCGTGATGCAGTTCGGGCGTGTGGCGGACGATGCCTTCACCATGGACTACAACTACCcgctctgtgctgtgcaggcCTTCGCCATCGCCCTCTCCAGCTTTGACGGGAAGCTGGCCTGCGAGTAG
- the TULP1 gene encoding tubby-related protein 1 isoform X1, translating into MPLCPPRGPLFLGLLPCQLLSLPAWPTAPEILLPSFRRNKKLIISFTCSSSSAGLVELAEPILLGAAGARGAAPVPGQAAVPCPRPCRCRPRSCGRSGLLTAPARTWAAPSSKSPSSTILQGQKVKKKRQDPALEPEAKPRRPRMKKLDEAGAAEEPRALAQGVKKLRKKKEEKGEEESDKDRFSKFTREPRKKKESPTSRSRVAKGPKKQQEPAEDSEDEEEEEEVENKDPPKKLKKKLPKEPPSGESREKKLKPKGEKNDPDGKAKSAKSTKKEPMSMFQVNRERKEKKSKKKAISTSDEEDDSDSSTKPIRSEKKKNPVSLFQTGGDPPKEKKTKKKGESDSSSPPVPCPFLPAAPPKVAESEEETPGTPQKNSNKKGKGKKSKKVKEERALSPVIEVDNLEEFVLRPAPQGVTVKCRVTRDKKGMDRGLYPTYYLHLDNDKKVFLLAGRKRKKSKTSNYLISIDPTDLSRGGENFIGKLRSNLMGTKFTVFDNGANPDRANADWSNVRQELSAVVYETNVLGFKGPRKMTVIIPGMNADNERVPIRPRNDNDGLLMRWQNKNMDNVIELHNKAPVWNDETQSYVLNFHGRVTHASVKNFQIVHGSDPDYIVMQFGRVADDAFTMDYNYPLCAVQAFAIALSSFDGKLACE; encoded by the exons ATGCCCCTGTGCCCGCCACGGGGCCCCCTTTTCCTGGGATTATTGCCGTGccagctgctctccctgccGGCCTGGCCGACAGCCCCTGAAATCCTATTACCGAGtttcaggagaaataaaaagttaatcATCTCCTTcacctgctcttcctcctccgcGGGGCTGGTGGAGCTGGCTGAGCCGATCCTGCTCGGCGCGGCCGGTGCCCGGGGAGCAGCGCCGGTGCCTGGGCAGGCAGCCGTCCCATGCCCGCGGCCATGCCGCTGCAGACCGAGATCCTGCGGGAGGTCTGGGCTGCTGACAG ccccagcgaGGACCTGGGCAGCCCCCAGCAGCAAAAGCCCAAGCag caccatTCTGCAGGGGCAGAAGGTGAAAAAGAAGCGGCAGGATCCTGCGCTGGAGCCCGAGGCCAAGCCCCGGCGCCCGCGGATGAAGAAGCTGGACGAGGCGGGCGCTGCAGAGGAGCCCCGTGCCCTGGCACAGG GGGTGAAGAagctgaggaaaaagaaggaggagaagggggaggaggagagtgACAAGGACCGCTTCTCCAAATTCACCAGGGAGCCtcggaagaagaaggaaagccCGACCTCCCGCTCCCGTGTGGCCAAGGGCCCTAAGAAGCAGCAAG AGCCGGCCGAGGACTcagaggatgaggaagaggaagaggaggtggagAACAAAGACCCACCAAAAAAGCTCAAGAAGAAGCTCCCCAAAGAGCCTCCCTCGGGCGAGAGCCGGGAGAAGAAGCTGAAGCCAAAGG GAGAGAAGAACGACCCCGATGGCAAAGCCAAATCTGCCAAAAGCACCAAGAAGGAGCCAATGTCCATGTTCCAGGTGaacagggaaaggaaggagaagaaaagcaagaagaaag CCATCAGCACCAGTGATGAGGAGGATGATTCTGACTCCAGCACCAAACCCATCAGgtcagagaagaagaaaaacccgGTGTCCCTCTTCCAGACTGGGGGGGATCCCCCCaaggagaagaaaaccaaaaagaaag GGGAGTCAGACTCTTCATCGCCTCCCGTGCCTTGCCCattcctgcctgcagctcctcccAAAGTGGCTGAGAGCGAGGAGGAGACCCCAGGGACCCCGCAGAAAAACTCCAacaagaaggggaaagggaagaaatcaAAGAAG GTGAAGGAGGAGAGGGCCCTGTCGCCGGTCATCGAGGTGGACAACCTGGAGGAGTTCGTGCTCCGACCAGCACCACAGGGAGTGACCGTCAAGTGCCGGGTGACACGGGACAAGAAGGGGATGGACCGGGGGCTTTACCCCACCTATTACCTCCACTTGGATAATGACAAGAAG gtgttcctgctcgcTGGGAGGAAACGCAAGAAGAGCAAAACCTCCAACTACCTCATCTCCATCGACCCCACCGACCTGTCGCGGGGGGGAGAGAACTTCATTGGGAAATTGAG ATCCAACCTGATGGGTACGAAGTTCACGGTGTTTGACAACGGTGCAAACCCTGACAGGGCCAACGCCGACTGGTCCAATGTGCGGCAGGAGCTCTCGGCCGTGGTCTAT GAGACCAATGTTTTAGGGTTCAAAGGCCCCCGGAAGATGACAGTCATCATCCCTGGGATGAACGCTGACAATGAGAGGGTGCCCATCCGGCCACGAAAT GATAACGACGGTCTCCTGATGCGATGGCAGAACAAAAACATGGACAACGTGATAGAGCTGCACAACAAGGCACCAGTGTGGAACGACGAGACCCAGTCCTATGTCCTCAACTTCCATGGCCGGGTCACCCACGCCTCCGTCAAAAACTTCCAGATCGTGCACGGCAGCGACC CCGACTACATCGTGATGCAGTTCGGGCGTGTGGCGGACGATGCCTTCACCATGGACTACAACTACCcgctctgtgctgtgcaggcCTTCGCCATCGCCCTCTCCAGCTTTGACGGGAAGCTGGCCTGCGAGTAG
- the TULP1 gene encoding tubby-related protein 1 isoform X3, with protein sequence MTFSGGRETHAGRATLKEVRQHPLPRLGIPPGKGGSCAPTKGTQGPTMPLCPPRGPLFLGLLPCQLLSLPAWPTAPEILLPSFRRNKKLIISFTCSSSSAGLVELAEPILLGAAGARGAAPVPGQAAVPCPRPCRCRPRSCGRSGLLTAPARTWAAPSSKSPSSTILQGQKVKKKRQDPALEPEAKPRRPRMKKLDEAGAAEEPRALAQGVKKLRKKKEEKGEEESDKDRFSKFTREPRKKKESPTSRSRVAKGPKKQQEPAEDSEDEEEEEEVENKDPPKKLKKKLPKEPPSGESREKKLKPKGEKNDPDGKAKSAKSTKKEPMSMFQVNRERKEKKSKKKAISTSDEEDDSDSSTKPIRSEKKKNPVSLFQTGGDPPKEKKTKKKGESDSSSPPVPCPFLPAAPPKVAESEEETPGTPQKNSNKKGKGKKSKKVKEERALSPVIEVDNLEEFVLRPAPQGVTVKCRVTRDKKGMDRGLYPTYYLHLDNDKKVFLLAGRKRKKSKTSNYLISIDPTDLSRGGENFIGKLRSDPRSVGGPGGANRLVWFLLADRSWLQAAPSKSWPAAPPAAAQRCWGVPVVATPITPRFRGVLNPCK encoded by the exons ATGACATTCTCTGGTGGAAGAGAGACACATGCAGGGAGGGCGACCCTGAAGGAGGTCAGGCAGCAtcccctgcccaggctggggATCCCACCCGGCAAGGGGGGAAGCTGTGCACCCACAAAAGGCACCCAGGGCCCAACCATGCCCCTGTGCCCGCCACGGGGCCCCCTTTTCCTGGGATTATTGCCGTGccagctgctctccctgccGGCCTGGCCGACAGCCCCTGAAATCCTATTACCGAGtttcaggagaaataaaaagttaatcATCTCCTTcacctgctcttcctcctccgcGGGGCTGGTGGAGCTGGCTGAGCCGATCCTGCTCGGCGCGGCCGGTGCCCGGGGAGCAGCGCCGGTGCCTGGGCAGGCAGCCGTCCCATGCCCGCGGCCATGCCGCTGCAGACCGAGATCCTGCGGGAGGTCTGGGCTGCTGACAG ccccagcgaGGACCTGGGCAGCCCCCAGCAGCAAAAGCCCAAGCag caccatTCTGCAGGGGCAGAAGGTGAAAAAGAAGCGGCAGGATCCTGCGCTGGAGCCCGAGGCCAAGCCCCGGCGCCCGCGGATGAAGAAGCTGGACGAGGCGGGCGCTGCAGAGGAGCCCCGTGCCCTGGCACAGG GGGTGAAGAagctgaggaaaaagaaggaggagaagggggaggaggagagtgACAAGGACCGCTTCTCCAAATTCACCAGGGAGCCtcggaagaagaaggaaagccCGACCTCCCGCTCCCGTGTGGCCAAGGGCCCTAAGAAGCAGCAAG AGCCGGCCGAGGACTcagaggatgaggaagaggaagaggaggtggagAACAAAGACCCACCAAAAAAGCTCAAGAAGAAGCTCCCCAAAGAGCCTCCCTCGGGCGAGAGCCGGGAGAAGAAGCTGAAGCCAAAGG GAGAGAAGAACGACCCCGATGGCAAAGCCAAATCTGCCAAAAGCACCAAGAAGGAGCCAATGTCCATGTTCCAGGTGaacagggaaaggaaggagaagaaaagcaagaagaaag CCATCAGCACCAGTGATGAGGAGGATGATTCTGACTCCAGCACCAAACCCATCAGgtcagagaagaagaaaaacccgGTGTCCCTCTTCCAGACTGGGGGGGATCCCCCCaaggagaagaaaaccaaaaagaaag GGGAGTCAGACTCTTCATCGCCTCCCGTGCCTTGCCCattcctgcctgcagctcctcccAAAGTGGCTGAGAGCGAGGAGGAGACCCCAGGGACCCCGCAGAAAAACTCCAacaagaaggggaaagggaagaaatcaAAGAAG GTGAAGGAGGAGAGGGCCCTGTCGCCGGTCATCGAGGTGGACAACCTGGAGGAGTTCGTGCTCCGACCAGCACCACAGGGAGTGACCGTCAAGTGCCGGGTGACACGGGACAAGAAGGGGATGGACCGGGGGCTTTACCCCACCTATTACCTCCACTTGGATAATGACAAGAAG gtgttcctgctcgcTGGGAGGAAACGCAAGAAGAGCAAAACCTCCAACTACCTCATCTCCATCGACCCCACCGACCTGTCGCGGGGGGGAGAGAACTTCATTGGGAAATTGAG GTCTGACCCGAGGAGTGTCGGGGGGCCAGGAGGGGCAAACAGGCTGGTCTGGTTCCTCCTGGCAGACAGGTCATGGCTACAAGCAGCACCCAGCAAGTCCTGGCCTGCTGCACCGCCAGCAGCCGCACAGCGATGCTGGGGGGTCCCTGTGGTGGCAACACCTATAACACCCCGATTTAGAGGTGTCCTGAACCCATGCAAATAG
- the TULP1 gene encoding tubby-related protein 1 isoform X5: protein MPAAMPLQTEILREVWAADSTILQGQKVKKKRQDPALEPEAKPRRPRMKKLDEAGAAEEPRALAQGVKKLRKKKEEKGEEESDKDRFSKFTREPRKKKESPTSRSRVAKGPKKQQEPAEDSEDEEEEEEVENKDPPKKLKKKLPKEPPSGESREKKLKPKGEKNDPDGKAKSAKSTKKEPMSMFQVNRERKEKKSKKKAISTSDEEDDSDSSTKPIRSEKKKNPVSLFQTGGDPPKEKKTKKKGESDSSSPPVPCPFLPAAPPKVAESEEETPGTPQKNSNKKGKGKKSKKVKEERALSPVIEVDNLEEFVLRPAPQGVTVKCRVTRDKKGMDRGLYPTYYLHLDNDKKVFLLAGRKRKKSKTSNYLISIDPTDLSRGGENFIGKLRSNLMGTKFTVFDNGANPDRANADWSNVRQELSAVVYETNVLGFKGPRKMTVIIPGMNADNERVPIRPRNDNDGLLMRWQNKNMDNVIELHNKAPVWNDETQSYVLNFHGRVTHASVKNFQIVHGSDPDYIVMQFGRVADDAFTMDYNYPLCAVQAFAIALSSFDGKLACE, encoded by the exons ATGCCCGCGGCCATGCCGCTGCAGACCGAGATCCTGCGGGAGGTCTGGGCTGCTGACAG caccatTCTGCAGGGGCAGAAGGTGAAAAAGAAGCGGCAGGATCCTGCGCTGGAGCCCGAGGCCAAGCCCCGGCGCCCGCGGATGAAGAAGCTGGACGAGGCGGGCGCTGCAGAGGAGCCCCGTGCCCTGGCACAGG GGGTGAAGAagctgaggaaaaagaaggaggagaagggggaggaggagagtgACAAGGACCGCTTCTCCAAATTCACCAGGGAGCCtcggaagaagaaggaaagccCGACCTCCCGCTCCCGTGTGGCCAAGGGCCCTAAGAAGCAGCAAG AGCCGGCCGAGGACTcagaggatgaggaagaggaagaggaggtggagAACAAAGACCCACCAAAAAAGCTCAAGAAGAAGCTCCCCAAAGAGCCTCCCTCGGGCGAGAGCCGGGAGAAGAAGCTGAAGCCAAAGG GAGAGAAGAACGACCCCGATGGCAAAGCCAAATCTGCCAAAAGCACCAAGAAGGAGCCAATGTCCATGTTCCAGGTGaacagggaaaggaaggagaagaaaagcaagaagaaag CCATCAGCACCAGTGATGAGGAGGATGATTCTGACTCCAGCACCAAACCCATCAGgtcagagaagaagaaaaacccgGTGTCCCTCTTCCAGACTGGGGGGGATCCCCCCaaggagaagaaaaccaaaaagaaag GGGAGTCAGACTCTTCATCGCCTCCCGTGCCTTGCCCattcctgcctgcagctcctcccAAAGTGGCTGAGAGCGAGGAGGAGACCCCAGGGACCCCGCAGAAAAACTCCAacaagaaggggaaagggaagaaatcaAAGAAG GTGAAGGAGGAGAGGGCCCTGTCGCCGGTCATCGAGGTGGACAACCTGGAGGAGTTCGTGCTCCGACCAGCACCACAGGGAGTGACCGTCAAGTGCCGGGTGACACGGGACAAGAAGGGGATGGACCGGGGGCTTTACCCCACCTATTACCTCCACTTGGATAATGACAAGAAG gtgttcctgctcgcTGGGAGGAAACGCAAGAAGAGCAAAACCTCCAACTACCTCATCTCCATCGACCCCACCGACCTGTCGCGGGGGGGAGAGAACTTCATTGGGAAATTGAG ATCCAACCTGATGGGTACGAAGTTCACGGTGTTTGACAACGGTGCAAACCCTGACAGGGCCAACGCCGACTGGTCCAATGTGCGGCAGGAGCTCTCGGCCGTGGTCTAT GAGACCAATGTTTTAGGGTTCAAAGGCCCCCGGAAGATGACAGTCATCATCCCTGGGATGAACGCTGACAATGAGAGGGTGCCCATCCGGCCACGAAAT GATAACGACGGTCTCCTGATGCGATGGCAGAACAAAAACATGGACAACGTGATAGAGCTGCACAACAAGGCACCAGTGTGGAACGACGAGACCCAGTCCTATGTCCTCAACTTCCATGGCCGGGTCACCCACGCCTCCGTCAAAAACTTCCAGATCGTGCACGGCAGCGACC CCGACTACATCGTGATGCAGTTCGGGCGTGTGGCGGACGATGCCTTCACCATGGACTACAACTACCcgctctgtgctgtgcaggcCTTCGCCATCGCCCTCTCCAGCTTTGACGGGAAGCTGGCCTGCGAGTAG